A window of Festucalex cinctus isolate MCC-2025b chromosome 6, RoL_Fcin_1.0, whole genome shotgun sequence contains these coding sequences:
- the bmerb1 gene encoding bMERB domain-containing protein 1, with translation MEMKKSFSDTERTLRSYGAVSQTAWTTDKGYCDVSMAESTMRPEEIEVEMARIQRLREVLVRRESELRFMMDDIQLCKDIMSLKQELRQIVAVPEKDKSKKDKQQEEELILKIHKLVQERDFLVDDAEVERLREQEEDKEMAEFLRLKLMPLEKKLKVKQNPPKPKRQVPEPPPNKPFVTKSGVTIIKDCCGATQCSIM, from the exons ATGGAAATGAAGAAGTCTTTTTCTGACACGGAGCGGACACTCCGGAGCTACGGCGCCGTGTCGCAAACGGCGTGGACGACGGACAAAG GTTACTGTGACGTTTCCATGGCCGAGAGCACCATGCGTCCAGAGGAGATCGAGGTGGAGATGGCTCGGATCCAGCGCCTCAGGGAGGTCCTTGTGCGCCGGGAGTCTGAGCTGCGCTTCAT GATGGACGACATCCAGCTGTGCAAAGACATCATGAGTTTAAAGCAGGAGTTGAGACAGATTGTCGCAGTACCAG AGAAAGACAAAAGCAAGAAAGACAAGCAGCAAGAGGAGGAACTAATCCTAAAGATCCATAAATTGGTGCAGGAGAGGGATTTCTTGGTGGATGACGCTGAGGTGGAGAGATTAAG GGAACAGGAGGAGGACAAGGAGATGGCAGAGTTCCTCAGGCTGAAACTGATGCCATTGGAAAAGAAGCTCAAAGTCAAACAAA ATCCTCCAAAGCCCAAAAGGCAAGTCCCGGAGCCTCCGCCCAACAAACCCTTCGTCACTAAATCAGGTGTGACCATCATTAAGGACTGCTGTGGCGCCACCCAGTGTTCCATCATGTAA